From a region of the Actinomycetota bacterium genome:
- a CDS encoding site-2 protease family protein, which yields MAQRIRQGTTPGKGPGGAARDLSFPIGRVAGIEIRVHVTFLVLIVLFAAGSAGPNGPGALSGLAWLVIIFSCVLAHELAHSIVARQRGALVRAIVLLPIGGVSKLENLPEAPRDELAIAIVGPLTSYAIAVIAALGAAAAGIAFLPIDLYDGPFVHRLVWFNLLVGTFNLLPAFPLDGGRVLRSLLERRMDLEAATKRAASIGRLLAGVMVMAGLFVNFWLVVIGAFVYFGASTEEVATVIHARARGLRARDVMLHQPLTVDARMPIANVVDEMRYSAQRDFPVLSQGVYFGMLYAEAIAESSAASRTLEATDRSAPTLGPADPIEGEVMSSLLSGRQAAAVVEDGRVVGLLRRDDLMRVLTARHPSA from the coding sequence TCCGGGTCCACGTCACGTTCCTGGTTCTCATCGTGCTCTTCGCCGCGGGATCGGCAGGCCCGAACGGACCGGGCGCCCTGAGCGGACTCGCGTGGCTCGTCATCATCTTTTCGTGCGTGCTGGCCCATGAGCTCGCGCACAGCATCGTGGCGCGCCAGAGAGGGGCGCTCGTCCGAGCGATCGTCCTGCTGCCGATCGGAGGCGTCTCGAAGCTCGAGAACCTGCCGGAGGCGCCGCGCGACGAGCTCGCCATCGCGATCGTCGGCCCGTTAACCAGCTACGCGATCGCGGTGATCGCGGCCCTGGGAGCCGCGGCCGCCGGCATCGCGTTCCTCCCCATCGATCTGTACGACGGGCCGTTCGTGCACCGCCTCGTCTGGTTCAACCTGCTCGTCGGGACATTCAACCTCCTCCCCGCCTTCCCGCTCGACGGCGGCCGTGTCCTTCGATCGCTCCTCGAACGTCGTATGGATCTCGAGGCCGCGACGAAGCGCGCCGCGTCGATCGGACGCCTTCTCGCAGGGGTCATGGTCATGGCCGGCCTGTTCGTGAACTTCTGGCTCGTCGTCATCGGCGCGTTCGTGTACTTCGGAGCCTCGACCGAGGAGGTCGCGACCGTCATCCACGCGCGCGCGCGCGGACTGCGTGCCCGCGACGTCATGCTCCATCAGCCGCTCACCGTGGACGCGAGGATGCCGATCGCGAACGTCGTCGATGAGATGCGCTACTCGGCGCAGCGTGACTTCCCCGTGCTCTCCCAAGGGGTGTACTTCGGCATGCTCTACGCCGAAGCCATCGCCGAGAGCTCGGCCGCAAGCCGGACTCTGGAAGCCACGGACCGTTCCGCGCCGACGCTCGGGCCCGCGGATCCGATCGAAGGCGAGGTCATGAGCTCGCTCCTGTCCGGACGGCAGGCGGCCGCCGTCGTCGAGGACGGACGGGTAGTCGGACTGTTGCGTCGCGACGATCTCATGCGTGTTCTCACGGCGCGGCACCCGAGCGCCTGA
- a CDS encoding cation transporting ATPase C-terminal domain-containing protein, which produces MSLFAIRPLSNRLLVGAVATEAIALVTFVYLPPLRRALGHHALSWRQWVPLMVAPLILLGAEETRKWMARRLRAGSP; this is translated from the coding sequence GTGTCGCTGTTCGCGATCCGGCCGCTCTCCAACCGGCTGCTCGTCGGGGCCGTGGCGACCGAGGCGATCGCCCTCGTGACGTTCGTCTACCTGCCGCCACTGCGGCGCGCGCTCGGACACCATGCGCTGTCGTGGAGACAGTGGGTCCCACTGATGGTCGCGCCTCTTATCCTGTTGGGCGCCGAGGAGACGCGGAAATGGATGGCGCGACGGCTGCGGGCCGGCTCACCCTGA
- a CDS encoding cupin domain-containing protein, translating to MARSTTIVLQHSIAEELPWEAFAHHVDARERVLWIEGQARAALLHLQPGASIESHKHRRAAHHVWVVSGGCMFDGHHLRAGSYAHVPAGVEHGARAGIEGCTLFYLILPDEAAEGGKTDGCS from the coding sequence ATGGCACGGTCGACGACCATCGTGCTGCAGCACTCGATCGCGGAGGAGCTGCCCTGGGAGGCGTTCGCGCACCACGTCGACGCTCGGGAGAGAGTGCTGTGGATCGAGGGGCAGGCGCGGGCGGCCCTACTCCATCTACAGCCGGGAGCGTCGATCGAGTCGCACAAGCACCGTCGCGCCGCGCATCACGTGTGGGTGGTGAGCGGGGGTTGCATGTTCGACGGTCATCACCTCCGGGCGGGCAGCTATGCGCACGTCCCGGCCGGTGTCGAGCACGGCGCTCGAGCAGGCATCGAGGGGTGCACGCTCTTCTATCTCATCCTGCCCGATGAAGCCGCCGAAGGAGGCAAGACCGATGGATGTTCGTGA